The following are encoded together in the Buteo buteo chromosome 2, bButBut1.hap1.1, whole genome shotgun sequence genome:
- the ZNF217 gene encoding zinc finger protein 217 isoform X2: MPTQPLLAYMDGPDGIASTVGAQMENNDASMTIKGTNTISYKSLQEKFLMQTEGCMPLDCMFCDETFKHPEELGKHVLTQHRPTLCEPAVLRVEAEYLSPLDKCKVRKNLSSPNNEKDREELSCEVCGQTFDEAFDVEAHMKKHKDSFTYWCNVCGRRFKEPWFLKNHMRTHTGKPGSRNKHQQGSESPITINEVVQEHVTENVTSPYKICMVCGFLFLNKETLIEHSKVHTKESVPSGESPQVTGEPNAEETSQRDEFLRFLNLRPNLVPENDKSQKPVKWIAELDPFNTYQAWQLATKGKVAVGHGQIKEQGQEGSTDNDDSCSEKEDLGEIWNATKGSQTETTGKSKVNKNSSYAGNGNLSQDKLKHPGGEVPSMDIDSKLSQNKEKPTHCSECGKAFRTYHQLVLHSRVHKRDRRTDGETSAASRTCCADIIATLDENGAGERIEGGSEDGSEDGLPETLNLDKNEDGLERAKVKNLGASRECSYCGKYFRSNYYLNIHLRTHTGEKPYKCEFCDYAAAQKTSLRYHLERHHKDKQADSAADVKSDSKVSLQSQETELLLAADGAQETKNSKRLFDCAKDAEGFRPTKQQKEVLSLNNAIGSTVLLKMKNNSRELNKGSVCNNSNQIHENVSAPYLEKLKAEKETKEAQPSVPHKRERQASVTSEGDDVQYVCALKDGKNVNDVRDCAENYKHKPRVDCQEKPLNLSIGTSQECSVVSTRGLLAPSTCPFCTYRTFYPEVLMMHQRLMHKYNPDTVNKNGCRNKALAKARRTGCPPALLGKDVLPLSFNSNKSKASPSTQQKLLQAGKAKQCHPPQNKVPLFSVTDSSSTAPSNLKFHKQQSNIGAQANNYRQPQQEMHSSSSISPVLDRVKRSESKVKALSVPVSQSGLVSSSMNGPLDSHLNESAWSCHRGRDYPCSKSVSNVNLDYGETSSKRMKPNLLAVEHIDSPMASYRRYEMSRFRVANRYANLLPQECSRTKPASSVLPTKQGLLNSDDVDPPNVLTVLKPYEPYSSGSLYSSCGSSNGQVTSSTVEGKRSVSYQHLSSSVLQKRSYESFIGNAHFRPSDKKT, encoded by the exons ATGCCAACTCAGCCTCTCTTGGCATACATGGATGGACCGGATGGAATAGCCAGTACCGTTGGTGCACAGATGGAGAATAATGATGCCTCAATGACAATAAAAGGAACAAACACAATTTCTTATAAAAGCTTGCAAGAGAAGTTTCTCATGCAAACTGAGGGATGCATGCCTCTGGACTGCATGTTTTGTGACGAGACTTTTAAACATCCTGAAGAACTTGGTAAGCATGTTTTAACTCAGCATAGGCCTACTCTTTGTGAACCGGCTGTCCTGCGTGTTGAAGCAGAGTATCTTAGTCCTCTAGATAAATGTAAAGTAAGAAAAAACTTGTCTTCACCAAACAATgaaaaggacagagaagaaCTTAGTTGTGAAGTTTGTGGACAAACATTTGATGAGGCTTTTGACGTTGAGGCACACATGAAAAAGCATAAAGATTCTTTCACGTATTGGTGTAATGTATGTGGAAGAAGATTTAAAGAGCCATGGTTCCTCAAAAATCACATGAGAACGCATACTGGAAAGCCTGGTTCTAGAAACAAGCACCAACAAGGTTCTGAGAGCCCCATAACAATCAATGAGGTGGTGCAGGAGCATGTAACTGAAAATGTAACGTCACCTTACAAAATTTGTATGGTTTGTGGTTTCCTATTTCTCAATAAAGAGACTCTAATTGAGCATAGTAAAGTGCACACCAAAGAATCAGTACCCAGTGGTGAAAGCCCCCAAGTGACTGGTGAACCTAATGCAGAAGAAACATCTCAAAGAGATGAATTTTTGCGGTTCTTGAACTTAAGACCAAACTTGGTTCCAGAAAATGACAAATCACAAAAACCTGTGAAGTGGATAGCTGAACTAGATCCTTTCAATACATATCAAGCATGGCAGCTGGCTACCAAAGGTAAAGTTGCAGTTGGCCATGGCCAAATTAAAGAACAAGGGCAAGAAGGAAGTACAGACAATGATGATTCATGTTCTGAGAAAGAAGATCTTGGTGAAATCTGGAATGCAACTAAAGGTAGCCAGACTGAAACTACAGGGAAgtcaaaagtaaataaaaacagcagTTACGCAGGGAATGGTAACTTATCCCAAGACAAACTGAAACATCCCGGTGGTGAAGTGCCTTCTATGGACATAGATTCTAAATTGTCCCAGAACAAAGAGAAACCAACACACTGTTCAGAGTGTGGTAAAGCCTTCAGAACATACCACCAGCTAGTCCTTCATTCCAGAGTACATAAGAGAGACAGGCGAACTGATGGAGAGACTTCGGCTGCTTCGAGGACATGCTGTGCTGATATAATTGCAACTCTGGATGAAAATGGAGCAGGAGAACGAATAGAAGGAGGCTCTGAAGATGGATCTGAAGATGGGCTTCCGGAAACACTTAATTTAG ataaaaatgaagatgGTTTGGAAAGAGCAAAAGTTAAAAACCTTGGAGCCTCCAGAGAATGCAGCTATTGTGGAAAGTATTTTCGCTCAAATTATTACCTCAATATTCATCTCAGAACTCATACAG GTGAAAAACCATACAAATGTGAATTCTGTGACTacgcagcagcacagaaaacttCACTGAGGTATCACTTAGAGAGGCATCACAAGGACAAGCAAGCTGATAGTGCAGCAGACGTGAAAAGTGACAGCAAAGTTTCATTACAGAGTCAGGAGACGGAGCTCTTGCTGGCTGCTGATGGTGCTCAAGAAACCAAAAATTCGAAGAGGCTTTTTGATTGTGCCAAAGATGCTGAGGGCTTCCGACCTAccaagcagcaaaaggaagttCTGTCCCTGAACAATGCAATAGGCAGCacagtccttttaaaaatgaaaaataattctaggGAATTGAACAAAGGTTCTGTTTGTAACAATTCAAATCAAATACATGAGAATGTGTCCGCTCCTTACCTGGAAAAACTAAAGGCTGAGAAGGAAACGAAGGAAGCTCAGCCCAGTGTTCCTCATAAAAGAGAGAGGCAGGCTTCTGTAACATCAGAGGGCGATGATGTCCAGTATGTTTGTGCTTTAAAGGATGGAAAAAATGTGAACGATGTGCGAGACTGCGCTGAAAACTACAAACACAAACCTAGGGTGGACTGTCAAGAAAAACCCTTGAACTTATCTATTGGGACTTCACAAGAATGTTCAGTGGTTTCAACTAGAGGCCTGCTAGCACCCAGCACCTGTCCATTTTGTACTTACAGAACATTCTACCCAGAAGTCCTAATGATGCACCAGAGGCTGATGCACAAATACAATCCTGACACTGTTAACAAAAATGGCTGTAGAAACAAGGCTCTAGCTAAAGCCAGACGCACTGGAtgccctccagctctgcttggtAAAGATGTGCTTCCTCTGTCTTTTAATTCTAATAAAAGTAAGGCTTCCCCATCTACACAGCAAAAACTGTTGCAAGCGGGGAAAGCTAAACAATGTCACCCTCCACAGAACAAAGTCCCTCTCTTTTCAGTGACTGACTCAAGCAGCACAGCCCCGAGTAACCTCAAGTTTCATAAACAGCAAAGTAATATTGGAGCTCAGGCAAATAACTATAGACAACCTCAGCAAGAAATGCACTCCAGTTCCAGTATCTCTCCAGTATTGGACAGAGTAAAAAGATCTGAATCTAAAGTAAAAGCTCTAAGTGTCCCAGTGTCTCAATCTGGTCTAGTAAGCAGCAGTATGAATGGCCCTCTCGACTCTCACCTAAATGAATCTGCCTGGTCTTGTCATCGAGGAAGAGACTATCCTTGTAGTAAATCTGTGAGCAATGTAAATCTAGACTATGGTGAAACGTCTTCTAAACGAATGAAACCTAATCTGTTAGCTGTTGAGCATATTGACTCTCCAATGGCTAGTTACAGAAGATATGAAATGAGCAGATTTCGTGTTGCAAACAGATATGCAAATCTGCTACCTCAGGAATGTTCTCGCACCAAACCTGCATCCTCTGTTTTGCCAACCAAACAAGGGCTTCTGAATTCAGATGATGTTGATCCTCCTAATGTATTGACTGTTCTCAAACCTTATGAGCCGTATAGCTCTGGATCACTTTACAGTTCTTGTGGATCTAGCAATGGCCAAGTAACCAGCTCTACAGTAGAAG GAAAGAGATCAGTGTCATACCAACACTTATCTAGCAGCGTGCTGCAAAAGCGAAGTTATGAAAGCTTCATTGGTAATGCACACTTTCGACCAAGTGACAAGAAGACTTAA
- the ZNF217 gene encoding zinc finger protein 217 isoform X3: MPTQPLLAYMDGPDGIASTVGAQMENNDASMTIKGTNTISYKSLQEKFLMQTEGCMPLDCMFCDETFKHPEELGKHVLTQHRPTLCEPAVLRVEAEYLSPLDKCKVRKNLSSPNNEKDREELSCEVCGQTFDEAFDVEAHMKKHKDSFTYWCNVCGRRFKEPWFLKNHMRTHTGKPGSRNKHQQGSESPITINEVVQEHVTENVTSPYKICMVCGFLFLNKETLIEHSKVHTKESVPSGESPQVTGEPNAEETSQRDEFLRFLNLRPNLVPENDKSQKPVKWIAELDPFNTYQAWQLATKGKVAVGHGQIKEQGQEGSTDNDDSCSEKEDLGEIWNATKGSQTETTGKSKVNKNSSYAGNGNLSQDKLKHPGGEVPSMDIDSKLSQNKEKPTHCSECGKAFRTYHQLVLHSRVHKRDRRTDGETSAASRTCCADIIATLDENGAGERIEGGSEDGSEDGLPETLNLGIFSPKDKNEDGLERAKVKNLGASRECSYCGKYFRSNYYLNIHLRTHTGEKPYKCEFCDYAAAQKTSLRYHLERHHKDKQADSAADVKSDSKVSLQSQETELLLAADGAQETKNSKRLFDCAKDAEGFRPTKQQKEVLSLNNAIGSTVLLKMKNNSRELNKGSVCNNSNQIHENVSAPYLEKLKAEKETKEAQPSVPHKRERQASVTSEGDDVQYVCALKDGKNVNDVRDCAENYKHKPRVDCQEKPLNLSIGTSQECSVVSTRGLLAPSTCPFCTYRTFYPEVLMMHQRLMHKYNPDTVNKNGCRNKALAKARRTGCPPALLGKDVLPLSFNSNKSKASPSTQQKLLQAGKAKQCHPPQNKVPLFSVTDSSSTAPSNLKFHKQQSNIGAQANNYRQPQQEMHSSSSISPVLDRVKRSESKVKALSVPVSQSGLVSSSMNGPLDSHLNESAWSCHRGRDYPCSKSVSNVNLDYGETSSKRMKPNLLAVEHIDSPMASYRRYEMSRFRVANRYANLLPQECSRTKPASSVLPTKQGLLNSDDVDPPNVLTVLKPYEPYSSGSLYSSCGSSNGQVTSSTVEGLRTQAHVLWSYTCSSSLEEK; the protein is encoded by the exons ATGCCAACTCAGCCTCTCTTGGCATACATGGATGGACCGGATGGAATAGCCAGTACCGTTGGTGCACAGATGGAGAATAATGATGCCTCAATGACAATAAAAGGAACAAACACAATTTCTTATAAAAGCTTGCAAGAGAAGTTTCTCATGCAAACTGAGGGATGCATGCCTCTGGACTGCATGTTTTGTGACGAGACTTTTAAACATCCTGAAGAACTTGGTAAGCATGTTTTAACTCAGCATAGGCCTACTCTTTGTGAACCGGCTGTCCTGCGTGTTGAAGCAGAGTATCTTAGTCCTCTAGATAAATGTAAAGTAAGAAAAAACTTGTCTTCACCAAACAATgaaaaggacagagaagaaCTTAGTTGTGAAGTTTGTGGACAAACATTTGATGAGGCTTTTGACGTTGAGGCACACATGAAAAAGCATAAAGATTCTTTCACGTATTGGTGTAATGTATGTGGAAGAAGATTTAAAGAGCCATGGTTCCTCAAAAATCACATGAGAACGCATACTGGAAAGCCTGGTTCTAGAAACAAGCACCAACAAGGTTCTGAGAGCCCCATAACAATCAATGAGGTGGTGCAGGAGCATGTAACTGAAAATGTAACGTCACCTTACAAAATTTGTATGGTTTGTGGTTTCCTATTTCTCAATAAAGAGACTCTAATTGAGCATAGTAAAGTGCACACCAAAGAATCAGTACCCAGTGGTGAAAGCCCCCAAGTGACTGGTGAACCTAATGCAGAAGAAACATCTCAAAGAGATGAATTTTTGCGGTTCTTGAACTTAAGACCAAACTTGGTTCCAGAAAATGACAAATCACAAAAACCTGTGAAGTGGATAGCTGAACTAGATCCTTTCAATACATATCAAGCATGGCAGCTGGCTACCAAAGGTAAAGTTGCAGTTGGCCATGGCCAAATTAAAGAACAAGGGCAAGAAGGAAGTACAGACAATGATGATTCATGTTCTGAGAAAGAAGATCTTGGTGAAATCTGGAATGCAACTAAAGGTAGCCAGACTGAAACTACAGGGAAgtcaaaagtaaataaaaacagcagTTACGCAGGGAATGGTAACTTATCCCAAGACAAACTGAAACATCCCGGTGGTGAAGTGCCTTCTATGGACATAGATTCTAAATTGTCCCAGAACAAAGAGAAACCAACACACTGTTCAGAGTGTGGTAAAGCCTTCAGAACATACCACCAGCTAGTCCTTCATTCCAGAGTACATAAGAGAGACAGGCGAACTGATGGAGAGACTTCGGCTGCTTCGAGGACATGCTGTGCTGATATAATTGCAACTCTGGATGAAAATGGAGCAGGAGAACGAATAGAAGGAGGCTCTGAAGATGGATCTGAAGATGGGCTTCCGGAAACACTTAATTTAG GTATATTTTCTcccaaagataaaaatgaagatgGTTTGGAAAGAGCAAAAGTTAAAAACCTTGGAGCCTCCAGAGAATGCAGCTATTGTGGAAAGTATTTTCGCTCAAATTATTACCTCAATATTCATCTCAGAACTCATACAG GTGAAAAACCATACAAATGTGAATTCTGTGACTacgcagcagcacagaaaacttCACTGAGGTATCACTTAGAGAGGCATCACAAGGACAAGCAAGCTGATAGTGCAGCAGACGTGAAAAGTGACAGCAAAGTTTCATTACAGAGTCAGGAGACGGAGCTCTTGCTGGCTGCTGATGGTGCTCAAGAAACCAAAAATTCGAAGAGGCTTTTTGATTGTGCCAAAGATGCTGAGGGCTTCCGACCTAccaagcagcaaaaggaagttCTGTCCCTGAACAATGCAATAGGCAGCacagtccttttaaaaatgaaaaataattctaggGAATTGAACAAAGGTTCTGTTTGTAACAATTCAAATCAAATACATGAGAATGTGTCCGCTCCTTACCTGGAAAAACTAAAGGCTGAGAAGGAAACGAAGGAAGCTCAGCCCAGTGTTCCTCATAAAAGAGAGAGGCAGGCTTCTGTAACATCAGAGGGCGATGATGTCCAGTATGTTTGTGCTTTAAAGGATGGAAAAAATGTGAACGATGTGCGAGACTGCGCTGAAAACTACAAACACAAACCTAGGGTGGACTGTCAAGAAAAACCCTTGAACTTATCTATTGGGACTTCACAAGAATGTTCAGTGGTTTCAACTAGAGGCCTGCTAGCACCCAGCACCTGTCCATTTTGTACTTACAGAACATTCTACCCAGAAGTCCTAATGATGCACCAGAGGCTGATGCACAAATACAATCCTGACACTGTTAACAAAAATGGCTGTAGAAACAAGGCTCTAGCTAAAGCCAGACGCACTGGAtgccctccagctctgcttggtAAAGATGTGCTTCCTCTGTCTTTTAATTCTAATAAAAGTAAGGCTTCCCCATCTACACAGCAAAAACTGTTGCAAGCGGGGAAAGCTAAACAATGTCACCCTCCACAGAACAAAGTCCCTCTCTTTTCAGTGACTGACTCAAGCAGCACAGCCCCGAGTAACCTCAAGTTTCATAAACAGCAAAGTAATATTGGAGCTCAGGCAAATAACTATAGACAACCTCAGCAAGAAATGCACTCCAGTTCCAGTATCTCTCCAGTATTGGACAGAGTAAAAAGATCTGAATCTAAAGTAAAAGCTCTAAGTGTCCCAGTGTCTCAATCTGGTCTAGTAAGCAGCAGTATGAATGGCCCTCTCGACTCTCACCTAAATGAATCTGCCTGGTCTTGTCATCGAGGAAGAGACTATCCTTGTAGTAAATCTGTGAGCAATGTAAATCTAGACTATGGTGAAACGTCTTCTAAACGAATGAAACCTAATCTGTTAGCTGTTGAGCATATTGACTCTCCAATGGCTAGTTACAGAAGATATGAAATGAGCAGATTTCGTGTTGCAAACAGATATGCAAATCTGCTACCTCAGGAATGTTCTCGCACCAAACCTGCATCCTCTGTTTTGCCAACCAAACAAGGGCTTCTGAATTCAGATGATGTTGATCCTCCTAATGTATTGACTGTTCTCAAACCTTATGAGCCGTATAGCTCTGGATCACTTTACAGTTCTTGTGGATCTAGCAATGGCCAAGTAACCAGCTCTACAGTAGAAG gtctaAGGACACAAGCGCATGTTCTATGGAGTTATACCTGCAGTTCATCccttgaagaaaaatga
- the ZNF217 gene encoding zinc finger protein 217 isoform X4, with the protein MPTQPLLAYMDGPDGIASTVGAQMENNDASMTIKGTNTISYKSLQEKFLMQTEGCMPLDCMFCDETFKHPEELGKHVLTQHRPTLCEPAVLRVEAEYLSPLDKCKVRKNLSSPNNEKDREELSCEVCGQTFDEAFDVEAHMKKHKDSFTYWCNVCGRRFKEPWFLKNHMRTHTGKPGSRNKHQQGSESPITINEVVQEHVTENVTSPYKICMVCGFLFLNKETLIEHSKVHTKESVPSGESPQVTGEPNAEETSQRDEFLRFLNLRPNLVPENDKSQKPVKWIAELDPFNTYQAWQLATKGKVAVGHGQIKEQGQEGSTDNDDSCSEKEDLGEIWNATKGSQTETTGKSKVNKNSSYAGNGNLSQDKLKHPGGEVPSMDIDSKLSQNKEKPTHCSECGKAFRTYHQLVLHSRVHKRDRRTDGETSAASRTCCADIIATLDENGAGERIEGGSEDGSEDGLPETLNLGEKPYKCEFCDYAAAQKTSLRYHLERHHKDKQADSAADVKSDSKVSLQSQETELLLAADGAQETKNSKRLFDCAKDAEGFRPTKQQKEVLSLNNAIGSTVLLKMKNNSRELNKGSVCNNSNQIHENVSAPYLEKLKAEKETKEAQPSVPHKRERQASVTSEGDDVQYVCALKDGKNVNDVRDCAENYKHKPRVDCQEKPLNLSIGTSQECSVVSTRGLLAPSTCPFCTYRTFYPEVLMMHQRLMHKYNPDTVNKNGCRNKALAKARRTGCPPALLGKDVLPLSFNSNKSKASPSTQQKLLQAGKAKQCHPPQNKVPLFSVTDSSSTAPSNLKFHKQQSNIGAQANNYRQPQQEMHSSSSISPVLDRVKRSESKVKALSVPVSQSGLVSSSMNGPLDSHLNESAWSCHRGRDYPCSKSVSNVNLDYGETSSKRMKPNLLAVEHIDSPMASYRRYEMSRFRVANRYANLLPQECSRTKPASSVLPTKQGLLNSDDVDPPNVLTVLKPYEPYSSGSLYSSCGSSNGQVTSSTVEGKRSVSYQHLSSSVLQKRSYESFIGNAHFRPSDKKT; encoded by the exons ATGCCAACTCAGCCTCTCTTGGCATACATGGATGGACCGGATGGAATAGCCAGTACCGTTGGTGCACAGATGGAGAATAATGATGCCTCAATGACAATAAAAGGAACAAACACAATTTCTTATAAAAGCTTGCAAGAGAAGTTTCTCATGCAAACTGAGGGATGCATGCCTCTGGACTGCATGTTTTGTGACGAGACTTTTAAACATCCTGAAGAACTTGGTAAGCATGTTTTAACTCAGCATAGGCCTACTCTTTGTGAACCGGCTGTCCTGCGTGTTGAAGCAGAGTATCTTAGTCCTCTAGATAAATGTAAAGTAAGAAAAAACTTGTCTTCACCAAACAATgaaaaggacagagaagaaCTTAGTTGTGAAGTTTGTGGACAAACATTTGATGAGGCTTTTGACGTTGAGGCACACATGAAAAAGCATAAAGATTCTTTCACGTATTGGTGTAATGTATGTGGAAGAAGATTTAAAGAGCCATGGTTCCTCAAAAATCACATGAGAACGCATACTGGAAAGCCTGGTTCTAGAAACAAGCACCAACAAGGTTCTGAGAGCCCCATAACAATCAATGAGGTGGTGCAGGAGCATGTAACTGAAAATGTAACGTCACCTTACAAAATTTGTATGGTTTGTGGTTTCCTATTTCTCAATAAAGAGACTCTAATTGAGCATAGTAAAGTGCACACCAAAGAATCAGTACCCAGTGGTGAAAGCCCCCAAGTGACTGGTGAACCTAATGCAGAAGAAACATCTCAAAGAGATGAATTTTTGCGGTTCTTGAACTTAAGACCAAACTTGGTTCCAGAAAATGACAAATCACAAAAACCTGTGAAGTGGATAGCTGAACTAGATCCTTTCAATACATATCAAGCATGGCAGCTGGCTACCAAAGGTAAAGTTGCAGTTGGCCATGGCCAAATTAAAGAACAAGGGCAAGAAGGAAGTACAGACAATGATGATTCATGTTCTGAGAAAGAAGATCTTGGTGAAATCTGGAATGCAACTAAAGGTAGCCAGACTGAAACTACAGGGAAgtcaaaagtaaataaaaacagcagTTACGCAGGGAATGGTAACTTATCCCAAGACAAACTGAAACATCCCGGTGGTGAAGTGCCTTCTATGGACATAGATTCTAAATTGTCCCAGAACAAAGAGAAACCAACACACTGTTCAGAGTGTGGTAAAGCCTTCAGAACATACCACCAGCTAGTCCTTCATTCCAGAGTACATAAGAGAGACAGGCGAACTGATGGAGAGACTTCGGCTGCTTCGAGGACATGCTGTGCTGATATAATTGCAACTCTGGATGAAAATGGAGCAGGAGAACGAATAGAAGGAGGCTCTGAAGATGGATCTGAAGATGGGCTTCCGGAAACACTTAATTTAG GTGAAAAACCATACAAATGTGAATTCTGTGACTacgcagcagcacagaaaacttCACTGAGGTATCACTTAGAGAGGCATCACAAGGACAAGCAAGCTGATAGTGCAGCAGACGTGAAAAGTGACAGCAAAGTTTCATTACAGAGTCAGGAGACGGAGCTCTTGCTGGCTGCTGATGGTGCTCAAGAAACCAAAAATTCGAAGAGGCTTTTTGATTGTGCCAAAGATGCTGAGGGCTTCCGACCTAccaagcagcaaaaggaagttCTGTCCCTGAACAATGCAATAGGCAGCacagtccttttaaaaatgaaaaataattctaggGAATTGAACAAAGGTTCTGTTTGTAACAATTCAAATCAAATACATGAGAATGTGTCCGCTCCTTACCTGGAAAAACTAAAGGCTGAGAAGGAAACGAAGGAAGCTCAGCCCAGTGTTCCTCATAAAAGAGAGAGGCAGGCTTCTGTAACATCAGAGGGCGATGATGTCCAGTATGTTTGTGCTTTAAAGGATGGAAAAAATGTGAACGATGTGCGAGACTGCGCTGAAAACTACAAACACAAACCTAGGGTGGACTGTCAAGAAAAACCCTTGAACTTATCTATTGGGACTTCACAAGAATGTTCAGTGGTTTCAACTAGAGGCCTGCTAGCACCCAGCACCTGTCCATTTTGTACTTACAGAACATTCTACCCAGAAGTCCTAATGATGCACCAGAGGCTGATGCACAAATACAATCCTGACACTGTTAACAAAAATGGCTGTAGAAACAAGGCTCTAGCTAAAGCCAGACGCACTGGAtgccctccagctctgcttggtAAAGATGTGCTTCCTCTGTCTTTTAATTCTAATAAAAGTAAGGCTTCCCCATCTACACAGCAAAAACTGTTGCAAGCGGGGAAAGCTAAACAATGTCACCCTCCACAGAACAAAGTCCCTCTCTTTTCAGTGACTGACTCAAGCAGCACAGCCCCGAGTAACCTCAAGTTTCATAAACAGCAAAGTAATATTGGAGCTCAGGCAAATAACTATAGACAACCTCAGCAAGAAATGCACTCCAGTTCCAGTATCTCTCCAGTATTGGACAGAGTAAAAAGATCTGAATCTAAAGTAAAAGCTCTAAGTGTCCCAGTGTCTCAATCTGGTCTAGTAAGCAGCAGTATGAATGGCCCTCTCGACTCTCACCTAAATGAATCTGCCTGGTCTTGTCATCGAGGAAGAGACTATCCTTGTAGTAAATCTGTGAGCAATGTAAATCTAGACTATGGTGAAACGTCTTCTAAACGAATGAAACCTAATCTGTTAGCTGTTGAGCATATTGACTCTCCAATGGCTAGTTACAGAAGATATGAAATGAGCAGATTTCGTGTTGCAAACAGATATGCAAATCTGCTACCTCAGGAATGTTCTCGCACCAAACCTGCATCCTCTGTTTTGCCAACCAAACAAGGGCTTCTGAATTCAGATGATGTTGATCCTCCTAATGTATTGACTGTTCTCAAACCTTATGAGCCGTATAGCTCTGGATCACTTTACAGTTCTTGTGGATCTAGCAATGGCCAAGTAACCAGCTCTACAGTAGAAG GAAAGAGATCAGTGTCATACCAACACTTATCTAGCAGCGTGCTGCAAAAGCGAAGTTATGAAAGCTTCATTGGTAATGCACACTTTCGACCAAGTGACAAGAAGACTTAA